The genomic DNA CGGGTTGTCCGAGCTCGGCCCGGGGATGGATCCCTCCGTTCCCCCGCCCGCCTCCCCGGAGGAGTGGGGGCGCGCCTTCGCGGAGTGGAGCCGGCGCGTCCGGGTCGATCTGCCGGCGCTGCGGGGATACGGGGCCGCGGTCACGGCGGCGACGGACGCGTGGCTGGCGACGCTGTCCGAAGAGGACCTGGAGCGCCCCGTGGACATGTCGGCGGAGGGGATGGGAATCGTCACTCTTGCGTTTGTCCTGAACAACGTCGTGATCGGCCACACCTTCTGCCACACGGGTGAGATATCTGCGCTCAAGGGAGTCCGGGGGTTGAAGGGATATCCGTTCTGAAGCGGGCGGAAGGAGGCGGAAGGGATGTCGAAGGCGGATCCCCGGAAACTGCTGTGGGCATCGGAAACGCCGGAAGGGGAAGCG from Thermodesulfobacteriota bacterium includes the following:
- a CDS encoding DinB family protein; its protein translation is MKKESGRAIALLREQLRSAWETMEGTFQDVSPEIAQWIPPGTALPIGAAYAHVVLSMDEVVNRMVRGERPLRAGAFAGKTGLSELGPGMDPSVPPPASPEEWGRAFAEWSRRVRVDLPALRGYGAAVTAATDAWLATLSEEDLERPVDMSAEGMGIVTLAFVLNNVVIGHTFCHTGEISALKGVRGLKGYPF